From a single Parambassis ranga chromosome 2, fParRan2.1, whole genome shotgun sequence genomic region:
- the LOC114432607 gene encoding uncharacterized protein LOC114432607 isoform X2, with protein MEIKRGTESGSNRGNDLPLRYLRLLAPPLQLLSAAVWQVVQQGLVDHYGALEEFVTMVTELVPELMSYSQRAQLILGLRARLVLEMCRGEHPADMQTIQPHLDRIKAPVSTAKDHHVTINQVEESEVNFVELVHALLEDPSERKYFFEEIFPVYFGSKYDAALEMLVWEFISRLEELLPVPDFTQLAALIRDPPSFLDDCLQSFFPPENMKAILEYHRNLGHFEEKDPRLLPMDDCILSSLSLPPGTKPSINSVSCSPAVKDSTPSEHKGLASTPINTNSLERSRMSSDSLRQRLKETRDSGSWQERRAQNSISTQPSHETIDLTTCNETVDTDSEASENNQSLRAGQVLRKRKLSGGVDVPAKQHVGASAFLDSSVDNENSGESPLISIWGDYTDSQEGSFPVVTDTKVPWSDEETLHLIDIWGKDSVQRALKGCSKNRHIFTQIAQKLAERGYMRTVEQCQTRMKRLKKSFRQNKLNSKVECKFYAQLDQVLGSSGPSALPEVAYEVEEVIDEDESLDGDDDLQIIGQTGQMEMGTRSVPWTDQETLALINSWGEDKIQQELRGVHRTGHIFSNISNKMAAQGFSRTPEQCQTRLKRLKSKFRQCYQNKDQVECKFYNEMGRILVKNFTSVPQVEELPGEPEDNDFPDYSHKDIESAVGVQEDRKKVPWSDKETIILLEIWGDQQVQQCLKRYPHNGHLFTEISEKLSANGFLRSAEQCHTRIKRLKANYRQCRETMSASGTDRVDFKFYDLLEQILDKQPSTSSTIVTDSIEISEDSNSDSVTERDGETSMSTDKQAHSTWSDEETLALIDIWGDEDVQKALRGVVHNGHVYADISERMQDLGFSKTSEQCRWKVKSLRINFRQCYDRKKCGKKAEYKFYSQLEQILGQEAVSIDEYDERDDQAEQDPGADGVNTAWTEQETVALVEVWAADDVQHSLKTCVRNGHIFADIAEKMGGIGYLRTAEQCHSRIKRLKKTYRRYCNSRRNGERRAVFRYFNLLAPVLGNDTVFAEVDSTPAADATLLPIMDNDPVLYEQPSTSHLLADQSRKTPWSEQETRTLLEIWGEDCVQLTLTGCLKNRHVFEYISEKMNDQGFMRTSEQCYTRIKRLKHGFLHEKEEFKFFSEMEKILRKEHKVDDSVTETLFTGEPDDCGPEPGPKKIASGNQWAPDSSKLPWSDGETEALLDIWGSEEIQENLKGCTKNKHIFIQISQGMASQGYVRTPEQCQSRIKRLRANFRHFLEGRIGEKQECKFFDQLVQVFGTKYVTNSDPLTDNTVEVIES; from the exons ATGGAAATAAAACGCGGAACTGAAAGCGGAAGCAACCGAG GTAATGATCTCCCACTCCGTTATCTCCGGCTCTTGGCCCCACCCTTGCAGCTCCTATCAGCTGCAGTGTGGCAAGTTGTGCAACAGGGACTTGTGGATCACTATGGAGCATTGGAAGAgtttgttaccatggtgacagagcTGGTCCCCGAGCTGATGAGCTACAGTCAGAGGGCTCAACTCATCCTGGGACTAAGAGCCAGG TTGGTTCTGGAGATGTGTCGAGGGGAGCACCCAGCGGACATGCAAACAATTCAGCCACATCTGGACAGAATAAAAGCTCCTGTCAGCACTGCCAAGGATCACCAT gtTACCATCAACCAGGTAGAGGAATCTGAGGTGAACTTTGTCGAGCTGGTTCATGCATTGCTGGAGGATCCCTCTgagagaaaatatttttttgag GAAATTTTCCCTGTATATTTTGGTTCAAAGTATGATGCAGCACTGGAGATGTTGGTGTGGGAGTTCATATCAAGACTAGAGGAGCTTCTTCCTGTTCCAGACTTCACACAG TTGGCAGCTTTGATCAGAGACCCTCCATCATTCCTAGATGACTGTTTACAATCTTTTTTCCCTCCGGAGAACATGAAGGCCATACTTGAATACCACAGAAACCTTGGCCATTTTGAAGAGAAAG ATCCTCGATTATTACCAATGGATGACTgcatcctctcctccctgtcacTGCCTCCGGGGACCAAACCATCCATTAACAGTGTCTCCTGCTCACCTGCTGTCAAAGACTCAACCCCTTCAGAGCATAAAGGACTTGCCAGCACTCCCATCAACACGAACAGTCTGGAGAGGTCGAGGATGAGCTCCGACTCTCTCAGACAAAGACTAAAGGAGACCAGGGACTCTGGCAGTTGGCAGGAGAGAAGAGCACAAAACTCAATTAGCACACAGCCAAGTCATGAAACCATAGACCTCACTACATGCAATGAGACTGTGGACACGGATTCAGAAGCCAGTGAGAACAACCAAAGcttgagggcagggcaggttcTCAGGAAGAGGAAGCTAAGTGGAGGTGTGGATGTTCCTGCTAAGCAGCATGTGGGCGCTTCAGCTTTCTT GGATTCCTCAGTGGATAATGAGAATTCAGGTGAATCTCCTCTAATCTCAATATGGGGAGATTATACAG ACTCTCAGGAAGGTTCTTTTCCTGTTGTAACGGACACAAAAGTCCCCTGGTCAGATGAGGAGACACTCCATCTGATTGACATTTGGGGGAAAGACTCTGTGCAGCGGGCTTTAAAGGGCTGTTCAAAAAACCGTCACATATTCACGCAAATCGCACAGAAGCTGGCAGAGAGGGGCTACATGAGAACAGTGGAACAGTGCCAGACCAGGATGAAACGACTGAAGAAGAGTTTCCGCCAGAACAA ACTGAACTCCAAGGTGGAGTGTAAATTTTACGCACAGCTAGATCAGGTCCTTGGCTCCTCAGGTCCTTCAGCTCTTCCTGAGGTGGCTTACGAGGTTGAGGAAGTCATTGATGAAGACGAGTCCCTGGATGGTGACGATGATTTACAGATTATTGGCCAAACAGGGCAAATGGAAATGG gaACCAGAAGTGTTCCTTGGACAGACCAGGAGACTTTGGCCCTTATCAACTCATGGGGTGAGGACAAGATACAGCAGGAGCTGAGAGGGGTGCACAGAACTGGCCACATTTTTTCTAATATATCCAACAAAATGGCCGCCCAGGGCTTCTCTCGAACACCAGAACAGTGCCAAACACGACTGAAGAGGCTGAAGTCAAAGTTCAGGCAGTGCTACCAAAACAA AGACCAAGTTGAGTGCAAGTTTTACAACGAAATGGGAAGAATTTTAGTGAAGAACTTCACTTCAGTGCCTCAGGTGGAGGAATTACCAGGAGAGCCTGAAGACAATGACTTTCCTGACTACAGTCACAAAGACATTg AATCTGCTGTGGGAGttcaggaggacaggaagaaaGTTCCATGGTCAGACAAAGAGACCATCATCCTTCTAGAGATCTGGGGAGACCAACAG GTCCAGCAGTGCCTGAAACGTTATCCGCACAACGGCCACCTTTTCACTGAAATATCAGAGAAGCTCAGCGCTAACGGTTTCTTGCGCAGCGCAGAGCAGTGCCACACCAGAATCAAACGACTCAAGGCTAACTATCGCCAGTGTCGGGAAACCATGAG CGCCTCTGGGACCGACAGAGTTGACTTTAAGTTTTATGATCTGCTGGAACAAATTCTGGACAAGCAGCCATCAACATCGTCCACTATTGTAACGGACTCAATAGAAATATCAGAAGACTCCAACAGCGACTCAGTGACAGAAAGAG ACGGAGAAACTAGCATGTCAACTGACAAACAGGCACACAGCACGTGGTCAGATGAGGAGACCCTGGCACTCATCGATATCTGgggtgatgaagatgttcaGAAGGCACTGAGGGGCGTTGTTCACAACGGGCACGTTTACGCTGACATTTCTGAAAGAATGCAGGACCTTGGCTTCTCAAAAACCTCGGAGCAGTGCCGCTGGAAAGTCAAGTCACTGAGGATCAACTTCCGCCAGTGCTATGACAGAAAAAA ATGTGGGAAAAAAGCAGAGTATAAGTTTTACAGCCAGCTGGAACAAATTCTGGGACAGGAGGCTGTTTCTATTGATGAATACGACGAAAGAGATGACCAAGCCGAGCAGGATCCAG GGGCAGATGGTGTGAACACAGCATGGACAGAGCAGGAGACGGTTGCCCTCGTCGAGGTGTGGGCTGCGGACGACGTGCAGCACAGCCTGAAAACCTGCGTCCGCAACGGGCACATATTTGCTGACATAGCAGAGAAAATGGGCGGCATAGGCTACCTCAGGACAGCGGAGCAGTGTCACTCGCGGATTAAACGGTTGAAGAAGACGTACAGGCGTTACTGCAACAGCAGGAG AAATGGAGAACGGCGAGCAGTGTTCCGATACTTCAACCTCCTCGCGCCGGTGCTTGGCAATGACACTGTATTTGCTGAGGTGGACAGTACTCCTGCTGCTGATGCCACTTTACTGCCAATTATGGACAATGATCCTGTCTTGT ACGAGCAGCCCTCAACCAGCCACCTCCTGGCCGACCAGAGCAGAAAGACGCCATGGTCGGAACAGGAGACTCGCACCCTACTGGAGATCTGGGGTGAGGACTGCGTCCAGCTCACTCTCACTGGTTGCCTGAAGAACCGACACGTGTTTGAGTACATCTCAGAGAAGATGAACGACCAAGGATTTATGAGGACCTCAGAGCAGTGCTACACCCGCATTAAGCGCCTTAAACATGGCTTCCTCCATGAAAA GGAGGAATTTAAATTCTTCAGCGAGATGGAGAAAATCCTCAGGAAGGAACACAAAGTGGACGACTCGGTCACAGAGACACTCTTCACAGGGGAGCCAGATGACTGTGGTCCTGAACCAGGTCCAAAGAAAA TCGCCTCAGGTAACCAGTGGGCGCCTGACAGCTCAAAGCTACCCTGGAGTGACGGGGAGACTGAGGCCCTCCTGGACATCTGGGGCAGCGAGGAGATCCAGGAGAACTTGAAGGGCTGCACCAAGAACAAACACATCTTCATCCAGATCTCTCAGGGCATGGCCAGCCAGGGCTACGTACGCACTCCTGAGCAGTGTCAGTCAAGGATCAAGAGGCTGAGGGCTAATTTCAGACACTTCTTAGAAGGCAGAAT AGGGGAAAAACAGGAGTGCAAGTTCTTTGACCAGTTGGTACAGGTTTTTGGTACAAAGTATGTGACAAATTCGGACCCCCTGACTGACAATACAGTTGAAGTCATAG AGTCATAA